A window of the Lactuca sativa cultivar Salinas chromosome 5, Lsat_Salinas_v11, whole genome shotgun sequence genome harbors these coding sequences:
- the LOC111919984 gene encoding uncharacterized protein LOC111919984 codes for MGNVCILTGSKRRINDEVLVESNRNILKVGVIESEYDWSPFPSGNDDDEGISETILANDSETIAMEAVANDIPVMVAVSSPMVGEVVADLYEGQQSYRESQQPIINFDRRGNKDIIKGK; via the exons ATGGGGAACGTATGCATTCTAACAGGAAGCAAAAGGAGAATCAACGACGAAGTTTTGGTGGAATCCAATCGAAACATCCTTAAAGTTGGCGTGATAGAGAGCGAATATGACTGGTCCCCATTTCCTTCTG GAAACGATGATGACGAAGGGATTTCGGAGACAATCCTGGCTAATGATTCGGAGACAATAGCCATGGAAGCAGTTGCGAATGACATTCCGGTGATGGTAGCAGTGTCGTCCCCTATGGTGGGGGAGGTTGTCGCCGATCTGTATGAAGGCCAACAGTCGTATAGGGAAAGTCAACAGCCGATTATTAATTTTGATAGGCGGGGGAATAAGGATATAATTAAGGGAAAATGA